The Syngnathus typhle isolate RoL2023-S1 ecotype Sweden linkage group LG11, RoL_Styp_1.0, whole genome shotgun sequence genome contains a region encoding:
- the pfkfb4b gene encoding 6-phosphofructo-2-kinase/fructose-2,6-bisphosphatase 4b isoform X3 yields the protein MRGSCHPRNTRDGAVCMTNCPTLIVTVGLPARGKTYISKKLTRYLNWIGVPTKEFNVGQYRRECVKIYKSFEFFSPDNEEGLKIRRNCAMAALNDIRQYLSVEGGQVAVFDATNTTRERRGAIVKFAEQNGFKVFFVESVCEDPDVIAQNIVQVKLGNPDYIHCDTQEAIEDFMKRIKCYESSYQPLDEVLDRDMPYIKIMDVGRRYLVNRVQDHIQSRIVYYLMNIHITPRSIYLSRHGESDLNIKGRIGGDSALSARGKEYAKCLRKYIQEQNIKDLKVWTSQMKRTIQTAECLGVPYEQWKTLNEIDAGVCEEMMYEEIQEHYPLEFALRDQDKYRYRYPKGESYEDLVQRLEPVIMELERQENVLVICHQAVMRCLLAYFLDKTATELPYLKCPLHTVLKLTPLAYGCKVESIYLGVDAVNTHRERPETHLSQEADLMSTHAPPSLL from the exons ATGAGGGGCTCTTGCCACCCAAGAAACACGCGGGACGGGGCAG tgtGCATGACCAACTGCCCCACCCTCATCGTGACAGTGGGCCTTCCGGCTCGAGGGAAGACCTACATCTCCAAGAAGCTAACGCGGTACTTAAACTGGATCGGAGTGCCCACCAAAG AGTTCAATGTGGGCCAGTACCGTAGAGAGTGTGTGAAGATCTACAAATCCTTTGAGTTTTTCAGTCCAGATAATGAAGAAGGCTTAAAAATCAGACG TAACTGTGCAATGGCAGCTCTTAACGACATTCGACAGTACCTCAGCGTTGAAGGAGGGCAAGTGGCC GTATTTGACGCCACCAATACGACGAGAGAAAGACGAGGGGCCATTGTCAAGTTTGCCGAGCAAAACGGTTTCAAG GTGTTCTTTGTGGAGTCTGTGTGTGAAGACCCAGACGTCATCGCGCAAAACATCGTG CAAGTGAAACTCGGCAACCCAGACTACATCCACTGTGACACTCAAGAGGCCATTGAAGACTTTATGAAGAGGATCAAATGCTATGAGTCGTCCTATCAGCCTCTGGACGAGGTTTTGGACAG GGACATGCCCTACATCAAGATCATGGATGTTGGCCGGCGTTACCTGGTGAACCGTGTGCAGGACCACATCCAGAGCCGGATCGTGTACTACCTGATGAACATCCACATCACGCCGCGCTCCATCTACCTGAGTCGGCACGGCGAGAGCGATCTGAACATCAAAGGACGCATCGGAGGCGACTCGGCCTTGTCAGCGCGGGGGAAAGAG TATGCCAAATGTCTGAGGAAGTACATCCAGGAGCAGAATATCAAAGATCTGAAAGTGTGGACCAGCCAGATGAAGAGAACCATCCAGACAGCCGAGTGTCTGGGCGTGCCGTACGAACAGTGGAAAACTCTCAATGAGATCGACGCT GGCGTGTGTGAGGAGATGATGTATGAAGAGATCCAGGAGCATTACCCTCTGGAGTTTGCATTGAGAGACCAGGACAAATATCGCTACCGCTATCCAAAAGGAGAG tcGTACGAAGACTTGGTGCAGCGTTTGGAGCCCGTCATCATGGAGCTGGAGAGGCAGGAGAAcgttctggtcatttgtcacCAGGCCGTGATGCGCTGCCTTCTCGCTTATTTTTTAGACAAGACCGCAA CCGAGTTGCCTTATCTGAAGTGTCCGTTACATACGGTGTTGAAACTCACCCCACTGGCGTACG GATGCAAGGTGGAGTCCATCTATTTGGGCGTGGATGCCGTGAACACGCACCGAGAGAGACCGGAG ACTCATCTCAGCCAGGAGGCCGACTTGATGTCCACACACGCGCCTCCATCCTTGCTTTGA
- the pfkfb4b gene encoding 6-phosphofructo-2-kinase/fructose-2,6-bisphosphatase 4b isoform X1, with the protein MMLDNEQYLVEGFPRELTRNPLRKIWIPGKNGHIPQRRVCMTNCPTLIVTVGLPARGKTYISKKLTRYLNWIGVPTKEFNVGQYRRECVKIYKSFEFFSPDNEEGLKIRRNCAMAALNDIRQYLSVEGGQVAVFDATNTTRERRGAIVKFAEQNGFKVFFVESVCEDPDVIAQNIVQVKLGNPDYIHCDTQEAIEDFMKRIKCYESSYQPLDEVLDRDMPYIKIMDVGRRYLVNRVQDHIQSRIVYYLMNIHITPRSIYLSRHGESDLNIKGRIGGDSALSARGKEYAKCLRKYIQEQNIKDLKVWTSQMKRTIQTAECLGVPYEQWKTLNEIDAGVCEEMMYEEIQEHYPLEFALRDQDKYRYRYPKGESYEDLVQRLEPVIMELERQENVLVICHQAVMRCLLAYFLDKTATELPYLKCPLHTVLKLTPLAYGCKVESIYLGVDAVNTHRERPETHLSQEADLMSTHAPPSLL; encoded by the exons ATGATGTTAGACAACGAGCAGTATCTAGTAGAAGGCTTCCCGCGGGAGCTCACTCGGAACCCGCTGAGGAAGATCTGGATACCGGGCAAGAACGGCCACATTCCACAGAGACGTG tgtGCATGACCAACTGCCCCACCCTCATCGTGACAGTGGGCCTTCCGGCTCGAGGGAAGACCTACATCTCCAAGAAGCTAACGCGGTACTTAAACTGGATCGGAGTGCCCACCAAAG AGTTCAATGTGGGCCAGTACCGTAGAGAGTGTGTGAAGATCTACAAATCCTTTGAGTTTTTCAGTCCAGATAATGAAGAAGGCTTAAAAATCAGACG TAACTGTGCAATGGCAGCTCTTAACGACATTCGACAGTACCTCAGCGTTGAAGGAGGGCAAGTGGCC GTATTTGACGCCACCAATACGACGAGAGAAAGACGAGGGGCCATTGTCAAGTTTGCCGAGCAAAACGGTTTCAAG GTGTTCTTTGTGGAGTCTGTGTGTGAAGACCCAGACGTCATCGCGCAAAACATCGTG CAAGTGAAACTCGGCAACCCAGACTACATCCACTGTGACACTCAAGAGGCCATTGAAGACTTTATGAAGAGGATCAAATGCTATGAGTCGTCCTATCAGCCTCTGGACGAGGTTTTGGACAG GGACATGCCCTACATCAAGATCATGGATGTTGGCCGGCGTTACCTGGTGAACCGTGTGCAGGACCACATCCAGAGCCGGATCGTGTACTACCTGATGAACATCCACATCACGCCGCGCTCCATCTACCTGAGTCGGCACGGCGAGAGCGATCTGAACATCAAAGGACGCATCGGAGGCGACTCGGCCTTGTCAGCGCGGGGGAAAGAG TATGCCAAATGTCTGAGGAAGTACATCCAGGAGCAGAATATCAAAGATCTGAAAGTGTGGACCAGCCAGATGAAGAGAACCATCCAGACAGCCGAGTGTCTGGGCGTGCCGTACGAACAGTGGAAAACTCTCAATGAGATCGACGCT GGCGTGTGTGAGGAGATGATGTATGAAGAGATCCAGGAGCATTACCCTCTGGAGTTTGCATTGAGAGACCAGGACAAATATCGCTACCGCTATCCAAAAGGAGAG tcGTACGAAGACTTGGTGCAGCGTTTGGAGCCCGTCATCATGGAGCTGGAGAGGCAGGAGAAcgttctggtcatttgtcacCAGGCCGTGATGCGCTGCCTTCTCGCTTATTTTTTAGACAAGACCGCAA CCGAGTTGCCTTATCTGAAGTGTCCGTTACATACGGTGTTGAAACTCACCCCACTGGCGTACG GATGCAAGGTGGAGTCCATCTATTTGGGCGTGGATGCCGTGAACACGCACCGAGAGAGACCGGAG ACTCATCTCAGCCAGGAGGCCGACTTGATGTCCACACACGCGCCTCCATCCTTGCTTTGA
- the pfkfb4b gene encoding 6-phosphofructo-2-kinase/fructose-2,6-bisphosphatase 4b isoform X2: MMLDNEQYLVEGFPRELTRNPLRKIWIPGKNGHIPQRRVCMTNCPTLIVTVGLPARGKTYISKKLTRYLNWIGVPTKEFNVGQYRRECVKIYKSFEFFSPDNEEGLKIRRNCAMAALNDIRQYLSVEGGQVAVFDATNTTRERRGAIVKFAEQNGFKVFFVESVCEDPDVIAQNIVQVKLGNPDYIHCDTQEAIEDFMKRIKCYESSYQPLDEVLDRDMPYIKIMDVGRRYLVNRVQDHIQSRIVYYLMNIHITPRSIYLSRHGESDLNIKGRIGGDSALSARGKEYAKCLRKYIQEQNIKDLKVWTSQMKRTIQTAECLGVPYEQWKTLNEIDAGVCEEMMYEEIQEHYPLEFALRDQDKYRYRYPKGESYEDLVQRLEPVIMELERQENVLVICHQAVMRCLLAYFLDKTATELPYLKCPLHTVLKLTPLAYGCKVESIYLGVDAVNTHRERPENVNVQRSTEAALKTVPTHF; this comes from the exons ATGATGTTAGACAACGAGCAGTATCTAGTAGAAGGCTTCCCGCGGGAGCTCACTCGGAACCCGCTGAGGAAGATCTGGATACCGGGCAAGAACGGCCACATTCCACAGAGACGTG tgtGCATGACCAACTGCCCCACCCTCATCGTGACAGTGGGCCTTCCGGCTCGAGGGAAGACCTACATCTCCAAGAAGCTAACGCGGTACTTAAACTGGATCGGAGTGCCCACCAAAG AGTTCAATGTGGGCCAGTACCGTAGAGAGTGTGTGAAGATCTACAAATCCTTTGAGTTTTTCAGTCCAGATAATGAAGAAGGCTTAAAAATCAGACG TAACTGTGCAATGGCAGCTCTTAACGACATTCGACAGTACCTCAGCGTTGAAGGAGGGCAAGTGGCC GTATTTGACGCCACCAATACGACGAGAGAAAGACGAGGGGCCATTGTCAAGTTTGCCGAGCAAAACGGTTTCAAG GTGTTCTTTGTGGAGTCTGTGTGTGAAGACCCAGACGTCATCGCGCAAAACATCGTG CAAGTGAAACTCGGCAACCCAGACTACATCCACTGTGACACTCAAGAGGCCATTGAAGACTTTATGAAGAGGATCAAATGCTATGAGTCGTCCTATCAGCCTCTGGACGAGGTTTTGGACAG GGACATGCCCTACATCAAGATCATGGATGTTGGCCGGCGTTACCTGGTGAACCGTGTGCAGGACCACATCCAGAGCCGGATCGTGTACTACCTGATGAACATCCACATCACGCCGCGCTCCATCTACCTGAGTCGGCACGGCGAGAGCGATCTGAACATCAAAGGACGCATCGGAGGCGACTCGGCCTTGTCAGCGCGGGGGAAAGAG TATGCCAAATGTCTGAGGAAGTACATCCAGGAGCAGAATATCAAAGATCTGAAAGTGTGGACCAGCCAGATGAAGAGAACCATCCAGACAGCCGAGTGTCTGGGCGTGCCGTACGAACAGTGGAAAACTCTCAATGAGATCGACGCT GGCGTGTGTGAGGAGATGATGTATGAAGAGATCCAGGAGCATTACCCTCTGGAGTTTGCATTGAGAGACCAGGACAAATATCGCTACCGCTATCCAAAAGGAGAG tcGTACGAAGACTTGGTGCAGCGTTTGGAGCCCGTCATCATGGAGCTGGAGAGGCAGGAGAAcgttctggtcatttgtcacCAGGCCGTGATGCGCTGCCTTCTCGCTTATTTTTTAGACAAGACCGCAA CCGAGTTGCCTTATCTGAAGTGTCCGTTACATACGGTGTTGAAACTCACCCCACTGGCGTACG GATGCAAGGTGGAGTCCATCTATTTGGGCGTGGATGCCGTGAACACGCACCGAGAGAGACCGGAG AATGTGAACGTGCAGCGTAGCACAGAGGCCGCTCTGAAAACCGTGCCGACGCACTTCTGA
- the arpc4 gene encoding actin-related protein 2/3 complex subunit 4, with the protein MTATLRPYLNAVRATLQAALCLENFSSQVVERHNKPEVEVRSSKELLLQPVVISRNDKEKVLIEGSINSVRVSIAVKQADEIEKILCHKFMRFMMMRAENFFILRRKPVEGYDISFLITNFHTEQMYKHKLVDYVIHFMEEIDKEISEMKLSVNARARIVAEEFLKNF; encoded by the exons ATG ACGGCCACTTTGCGGCCCTACCTGAACGCGGTGCGAGCCACACTACAGGCCGCCTTGTGCCTGGAGAACTTCTCTTCTCAGGTGGTTGAGAGACACAACAAGCCCGAGGTGGAAGTACG AAGTAGCAAGGAGCTTCTTCTCCAGCCCGTTGTTATTAGCCGCAACGACAAGGAGAAAGTCCTCATTGAGGGCTCCATCAACTCGGTTAGAGTCAGCATCGCCGTCAAACAG GCTGACGAGATCGAGAAGATCCTGTGCCACAAATTCATGCGCTTCATGATGATGAGGGCGGAGAACTTCTTCATCCTGAGGAGGAAACCAGTGGAG GGTTACGACATCAGCTTCCTGATCACCAACTTCCACACGGAGCAGATGTACAAACACAAGCTGGTGGACTATGTCATTCACTTCATGGAGGAGATCGACAAGGAGATCAGCGAGATGAAACTGTCCGTCAACGCCAGAGCTCGCATCGTCGCTGAGGAGTTTCTCAAAAAT ttctGA
- the LOC133162456 gene encoding ras-related protein rab7-like, with the protein MTSRKKVLLKVIILGDSGVGKTSLMNQYVNKKFSNQYKATIGADFLTKEVMVDDRLVTMQIWDTAGQERFQSLGVAFYRGADCCVLVFDVTAPNTFKTLDSWRDEFLIQASPRDPENFPFVVLGNKIDLENRQVTTKRAQAWCQSKNNIPYFETSAKEAINVEQAFQTIARNALKQETEVEPYNDFPEPIKLDRNDRQKPPGGGGCC; encoded by the exons ATGACCTCCAGGAAGAAAGTGCTCTTGAAGGTCATCATCTTGGGAGATTCCGG CGTCGGAAAGACGTCCCTCATGAACCAGTATGTCAACAAGAAGTTTAGTAACCAGTACAAAGCTACAATAGGCGCAGACTTTCTCACCAAGGAGGTGATGGTGGATGACCGACTTGTGACCATGCAG ATCTGGGACACGGCTGGCCAGGAGAGGTTTCAATCGTTAGGTGTGGCATTCTACCGTGGAGCGGACTGCTGCGTGCTGGTGTTTGATGTGACCGCGCCCAACACCTTTAAAACCCTGGACAGCTGGAGGGATGAGTTCCTGATCCAGGCCAGCCCTCGAGACCCCGAGAACTTCCCCTTTGTGGTGCTCGGCAACAAGATCGACTTGGAGAACAGACAG GTAACCACCAAAAGGGCTCAGGCTTGGTGCCAGAGTAAGAACAACATTCCCTACTTTGAGACCAGCGCTAAAGAAGCCATCAACGTAGAGCAGGCGTTCCAGACTATCGCACGCAACGCCCTCAAACAG GAGACCGAGGTGGAGCCCTACAACGACTTCCCGGAGCCCATCAAACTGGATCGCAATGACAGACAGAAGCCGCCAGGAGGCGGTGGCTGCTGCTGA
- the si:ch211-157b11.8 gene encoding angiopoietin-2 isoform X2: MIPLGSPGMLALLSLSAGVFLSCQASGDCTQPACRDTLVAAPISPATGIGSGACEGQQPCRKGGSLAAISDAPWKVEHRSDFPQVQPQDGVVKKRLLQLQRCMLSLQETGGAWLDQDSNSLGAILALMAAVLTECDLHCHGQALGAMAKRLEAAAIGREREKDLLIFLKSITHHHPTVTPLERLHPQDCAEIYRLGIKENGIYTIQPDLHRPALEAKCDMVTTGGGWTVIQNRQDGSVDFNRTWQEYREGFGNPQGEHWLGNAALHALTSTGQHQLRIELEDWHQQRRHATYNNFKVAAEEQRYRLTSHLSAPLTEITTATLPETAVTTTGPAGGSMPAWPPI; this comes from the exons ATGATTCCTCTCGGTTCACCGGGCATGCTTGCTCTGTTGTCACTGTCTGCGGGAGTGTTTCTCTCCTGTCAGGCATCTGGGGACTGCACACAGCCTGCCTGCAGGGACACTTTGGTGGCAGCTCCCATCTCACCTGCGACCGGAATCGGAAGTGGCGCATGTGAGGGTCAACAGCCCTGCAGGAAGGGCGGCTCGCTTGCGGCCATCTCGGACGCTCCTTGGAAAGTGGAGCACAGGTCGGACTTCCCTCAGGTTCAGCCACAG GACGGAGTTGTGAAGAAGCGGTTGCTTCAGCTGCAGCGCTGCATGCTGTCTCTCCAGGAAACAGGGGGCGCTTGGCTTGACCAGGACAGCAACTCTCTGGGGGCCATCCTGGCGCTAATGGCAGCCGTGCTGACAGAGTGTGACCTCCACTGTCACGGCCAGGCCCTCGGGGCTATGGCTAAACGACTGG aggctgcagccataggaagagagagggagaaagaccTACTTATTTTCCTAAAGAGCATCACCCATCATCATCCTACAG TCACCCCTTTGGAAAGATTGCATCCTCAGGACTGTGCGGAGATTTACAGGCTGGGGATCAAAGAGAACGGTATCTACACCATTCAGCCTGACCTGCACAGACCAGCGCTGGAG GCTAAATGTGACATGGTGACGACGGGGGGCGGGTGGACGGTGATCCAGAATCGTCAGGACGGCTCAGTGGACTTCAACAGGACATGGCAGGAATACCGGGAAGGCTTTGGCAATCCGCAAGGGGAGCACTGGCTGGGCAACGCGGCACTGCACGCGCTTACATCAACTGGTCAACACCAACTTCGTATCGAGCTGGAGGACTGGCACCAGCAGAGGCGCCACGCCACCTACAACAACTTCAAAGTGGCCGCAGAGGAACAGCG GTACCGCTTGACATCCC ATCTTTCAGCACCACTGACAGAGATCACGACCGCTACGCTGCCGGAAACTGCGGTCACTACTACGGGGCCGGCTGGTGGTTCGATGCCTGCCTGGCCGCCAATCTGA
- the si:ch211-157b11.8 gene encoding fibroleukin isoform X1 produces the protein MIPLGSPGMLALLSLSAGVFLSCQASGDCTQPACRDTLVAAPISPATGIGSGACEGQQPCRKGGSLAAISDAPWKVEHRSDFPQVQPQDGVVKKRLLQLQRCMLSLQETGGAWLDQDSNSLGAILALMAAVLTECDLHCHGQALGAMAKRLEAAAIGREREKDLLIFLKSITHHHPTVTPLERLHPQDCAEIYRLGIKENGIYTIQPDLHRPALEAKCDMVTTGGGWTVIQNRQDGSVDFNRTWQEYREGFGNPQGEHWLGNAALHALTSTGQHQLRIELEDWHQQRRHATYNNFKVAAEEQRYRLTSREYSGDAGNALSYSKRYNHDGRSFSTTDRDHDRYAAGNCGHYYGAGWWFDACLAANLNGRYYRGRYSGVTNGIYWGTWYILTDGRTGERYSFKRVEMKIRPRNFAGSS, from the exons ATGATTCCTCTCGGTTCACCGGGCATGCTTGCTCTGTTGTCACTGTCTGCGGGAGTGTTTCTCTCCTGTCAGGCATCTGGGGACTGCACACAGCCTGCCTGCAGGGACACTTTGGTGGCAGCTCCCATCTCACCTGCGACCGGAATCGGAAGTGGCGCATGTGAGGGTCAACAGCCCTGCAGGAAGGGCGGCTCGCTTGCGGCCATCTCGGACGCTCCTTGGAAAGTGGAGCACAGGTCGGACTTCCCTCAGGTTCAGCCACAG GACGGAGTTGTGAAGAAGCGGTTGCTTCAGCTGCAGCGCTGCATGCTGTCTCTCCAGGAAACAGGGGGCGCTTGGCTTGACCAGGACAGCAACTCTCTGGGGGCCATCCTGGCGCTAATGGCAGCCGTGCTGACAGAGTGTGACCTCCACTGTCACGGCCAGGCCCTCGGGGCTATGGCTAAACGACTGG aggctgcagccataggaagagagagggagaaagaccTACTTATTTTCCTAAAGAGCATCACCCATCATCATCCTACAG TCACCCCTTTGGAAAGATTGCATCCTCAGGACTGTGCGGAGATTTACAGGCTGGGGATCAAAGAGAACGGTATCTACACCATTCAGCCTGACCTGCACAGACCAGCGCTGGAG GCTAAATGTGACATGGTGACGACGGGGGGCGGGTGGACGGTGATCCAGAATCGTCAGGACGGCTCAGTGGACTTCAACAGGACATGGCAGGAATACCGGGAAGGCTTTGGCAATCCGCAAGGGGAGCACTGGCTGGGCAACGCGGCACTGCACGCGCTTACATCAACTGGTCAACACCAACTTCGTATCGAGCTGGAGGACTGGCACCAGCAGAGGCGCCACGCCACCTACAACAACTTCAAAGTGGCCGCAGAGGAACAGCG GTACCGCTTGACATCCCGTGAGTATTCCGGCGATGCGGGCAATGCACTGAGCTACAGCAAACGTTACAACCACGATGGCAGATCTTTCAGCACCACTGACAGAGATCACGACCGCTACGCTGCCGGAAACTGCGGTCACTACTACGGGGCCGGCTGGTGGTTCGATGCCTGCCTGGCCGCCAATCTGAACGGGCGCTACTACCGGGGGCGCTACAGCGGTGTGACAAACGGCATCTACTGGGGGACTTGGTACATTTTGACTGACGGGCGAACTGGTGAACGATACTCCTTCAAGAGGGTAGAGATGAAGATAAGACCGCGGAATTTTGCAGGGTCGTCGTGA